CAAGCAGCGCTTCGACAAGGTGGCCAACGTCAAGCCCCCGGCCAGCCGCTCGGATTCCTCGGAGAAATTCGTCGTCGCGACCGGCTTCCGGGGCTGACCTTCGCCGACGCGCGGCGCGGGCGCTTGCGCCCGGCGCGCGGCTGCGACAGGCTGCGGTGGTGGTTTCGGGAGAGTACCGGCATGTCCAGCCTCACACGGCGTCTTCGTAGCGGAGCGCAGATCGCGCTCGTGGCCCTTGCGGGGCTTGCCGGATGCGCCGAAAAGGCGCCGCCGCCGCCGGTCGAGATCCCGCTGCGCAACCCCACCGCGCCGGTGGGCTCGCAGGCCGATGCCGGGCTCGCGCGCTTGCAGGGCGGCTGGATCGTGGTCGAGGGCGCGGGCATGACGCCGGGCGCGAAGATCGAGATCGGCAGCTCCGAGATGCGGGTGGATGGCGTGGCCCTGCCGCTGCGCGAGGAGATGCCGGGCCGCCTGCGGGTCGGCGCCGAGACGGTCTGGGTGCACTGGATCGACGCCGACAACCGCACCGCCGCGATGGGCGAGCCGGGCGGCGGGCGGGTCTGGATCATGGACCGCCGCGGCGCACCGGGCGAGCGGCGTACCGCCGCGCGCGAGATCCTCGCGTGGTACGGCTACGATCTCGGGCGTATGCAGCGCCCCTGAAATCTCTGCCGAGCGCTGCGGAATTGCGCGATACCGCCCATCCCGCGCGCAGTGTGACACCCCTGTGGCAAACCGGTGCGCTCCGTCCGCCAGATTCTACCAAGCGGCGGAATATTCTCGCAATTCGTGTGAAGATCGGGTGACACTGGACCTGTAGAAACTGGTGTCCGTGTCATGTCCTCAGCGCTTTCCCGAAGCCTTTCTCCGCGCTCCATCGCGCTGATCGGCCCCGTCGACGAGCTGGCCTCGGCGGTCTCGGCGCTGCGCGCCATGGGCTATCCCTGGGCGATCCGGCCGGTGGCGGCAGAGGGCGGGGCGGTCGCGGGGGTCACCTCGGTGCGGTCGATCGCCGAGCTTCCCGGCGCGCCCGACCTCGCCTACGTGGCGCTGCGCGGGGCACCGCTGCGCGAGGCGCTGCAGCGGCTGGCCGAGCTCGGGGCGGGCGCCGCCGTCTGCCCGCATCTCGACGCCGCGGCGCTCGCGGCGATGGGCCCGGCGCCGCTGCCGGTCTTCGCCGGGGGGCTGCTCTCCGCGGTCTCGCGCCTGCCGTTCTGGCCGGGCGTGGCGCGGACCGCGCCGGTGACGCGGGGCGTGGCGCTCCTGCTCGCCGATCCGGCACGGCTGCCGCGGCTGCTGTCGCTGCGCCACGGGCTGCCGGTCTCCTGTGCCCTGCCTTTGGGCGATCCGGCGGGGCCGGGGCTCTTGCCGCTCGCCGCGCAGATGCTTGCGGACGAGCGGGTGACGGCGCTTGCGGTGCAGGCCGACAGGCTCGCGGCGCCCGCGCAGATCCTCGAGCTTGGCCGCATGGCGCAGCTGCATGGCAAGGCGGTGATCTACCTGAGCCAGCGGCTGCGGCCCGGGCCCGCGGCGCTCCTGCGCCGGGCCGGCATGGCCCATGTGGCGGAGCCCGCCGCGCTGGTCGAGGCGCTTTGGATCCTGCACGTGGTCGGCCCGCTGCCCGCGAATGCGCTCGCGGCGCTGGCCTTCGCGCCGGGCATGGCGGCGCGCGCCGCCGAGGTCGCGCGCACGCAGGGCCTGCGCTTCGCGCCTCTCAGCCCCGCGCAGCAGGACGCGCTGCGCCGCGCGCTGCCCGAGGGGCGGGCGCCGGGAAATCCGCTCGACGCCACCGGGCTGCTCGACGGCGACGTGGAGCATCTGGCGCAGGTGCTGGCCGAGATGATGGCCGGCGAGGCGGTGCTCTCGCTTGCGGTGATCCGCAATGCCGGCGAGGCAGGTTGGGACCGGGCCGCCGAGGCGGCGGCGCAGGCGCGCGAACAGGTGGGCATGCCGCTGGCGCTGCTGGCGCCGAACCGGGCCGAGATGACCGAGCTGCGCTCGCAGGCGCTGCTGAAGGCCGGGGTGATCCCGCTGGCCGGGCTCAAGCCCGCGCTCGCGGCGCTCCGGGCCACGATCGAGATCGGCTCGCTGGTGCCGGTCGGCGCGCCGCTGCTGATGCCGCGCCCGGGTACGGACGCGCCCGAGAAGAGCCGCGGCGCGGCGGCGGGGGCGGTGCTGGGCCTTGCGCTGCGCGAGGCGGCAGGAGAGGCACCGCCGCTGCGCCTGCGGCTGAGCGCCGATCCCACCTTCGGCTACCTGATCGAACTCTCGGCGCCAGGAGGACGGACGGCCTCGGGGCTGCTGCCGCTCTCGCCGCGGGCGCTGCGCGACATGGCGCATCGCCTCTCGTCCGCCGAGCCGCAGGCCGCGGCGCTGCAGGCGGTGCTGGCCGCGGTGCAGGCGCATGTCACCGCCTCGGACGGCAGGATCGCGGGGCTGGAGATCGGGGTCGATCTGCGCGAGAACGGGTCTGCCGAGGCGCGGAGCATCGAGATCCGGGCCTGGAGCGAGGACGAGGCGGCGCGGAGGAGAAGCCCCGAATGACAGATCCGAAGACCTTCCTGACCGGGCTTTTCGAGGCCGCCGTGGCCGCCGCCGACCCCGAGCAGGCGCTGCGCGCGGCGCTTCCCGAAAGGCCCGAAGGCCGCACCGTGGTGATCGGCCTCGGCAAGGGCGCGGCGCAGCTGGCGCGCGCCTTCGAGACGCTCTGGGACGGGCCGATCGAGGGGGTGGTGGTGACCCGCTATGGCTACGCGGCACCCTGCGACCGGCTCCGCGTCATGGAGGCGGCGCACCCGGTGCCCGACGCGGCGGGGCTCGAGGCGAGCGCGGCGCTCTTTGCCGCGGTCGAGGGGCTGACCGAGAAGGACCTCGTCGTGGCGCTGGTCTGCGGCGGCGGCTCGGCGTTGCTGCCCGCACCGCCCGAAGGGCTGACGCTCGCCGACGAGCAGGCGCTGAACGAGGCGCTGCTGGCCTCGGGCGCACCGATCGGGGTGATGAACGCCATCCGCAAGCATGCGAGCCGGATCAAGGGCGGGCGGCTGGCGGCGGTCTGTTTCCCGGCCAAGGTGGTCAGCCTCATCGTCTCGGACGTGCCGGGGGACGACCCGGCGCAGGTGGCCTCGGGACCGACCGTGCCCGACGTGGTGGATGCCGCCGCGGCGCTGGCAATGATCGAGGCGTGGAACATCGCGCTGCCGGAGACCATCCTTGCCCATATCCGCAGCGACGCCTCCGCTGCGCCGAGGCCGGACGATCCGGTCTTTGCGCGCAACGAGGTGCGGGTGATCGCCTCGGCGCGGCTCTCGCTCGAGGCGGCGG
The Salipiger sp. H15 DNA segment above includes these coding regions:
- a CDS encoding glycerate kinase — its product is MTDPKTFLTGLFEAAVAAADPEQALRAALPERPEGRTVVIGLGKGAAQLARAFETLWDGPIEGVVVTRYGYAAPCDRLRVMEAAHPVPDAAGLEASAALFAAVEGLTEKDLVVALVCGGGSALLPAPPEGLTLADEQALNEALLASGAPIGVMNAIRKHASRIKGGRLAAVCFPAKVVSLIVSDVPGDDPAQVASGPTVPDVVDAAAALAMIEAWNIALPETILAHIRSDASAAPRPDDPVFARNEVRVIASARLSLEAAAARAGAEGIPAVILSDAMEGEARDVGRVHAAMAREVASRDRPFAAPVVMLSGGETTVTLRGKGGRGGRNTEFLLAFAHAIDGVEGVNALAADTDGIDGTEDNAGAFADGSSAARLRAAGGDAMAALSRNDAWGAFDMIGDLFAPGPTGTNVNDFRAVLIRAR
- a CDS encoding lipocalin is translated as MSSLTRRLRSGAQIALVALAGLAGCAEKAPPPPVEIPLRNPTAPVGSQADAGLARLQGGWIVVEGAGMTPGAKIEIGSSEMRVDGVALPLREEMPGRLRVGAETVWVHWIDADNRTAAMGEPGGGRVWIMDRRGAPGERRTAAREILAWYGYDLGRMQRP